The following are from one region of the Rhipicephalus microplus isolate Deutch F79 chromosome 1, USDA_Rmic, whole genome shotgun sequence genome:
- the LOC142814949 gene encoding uncharacterized protein LOC142814949 isoform X4, giving the protein MPLLLRILRIQLGIRQQQREVLQEVRQLKHEVRLLSVPQHAQPAQRPSDLPRLPAGTIGEVEAAEAAVQSKAVAVALRKHLLQIGGRGLREIGVNAMKAVLAHDVQVLYSLHGRKGKRAFVNLRLCRLVTDVICQKAGCDQAEALNFIKRWLPGSGDRCGGRKRRFRETFVVEQPDDPHSQSADYRLLAAAGFLPSHSSQGLHSTTVTVPPTQPDLQWRGPFLVVYIYFSMYTFFVVPNK; this is encoded by the exons atgc ctctattgctacggatcctgcggatccaacttggcatccggcagcaacaaagagaggttctgcaggaggtgcgacagctgaagcacgaggtacggctcttgtccgtgcctcagcacgcccagccagcacagcgcccctctgaccttccccggctgcctgctggtacaattggagaagtggaggcagcagaggcagctgtgcagagtaaagctgtggctgtggctttg cgcaagcacctcctgcagattgggggacgtggcctccgagaaattggtgtgaatgccatgaaggctgtattggcacatgacgtgcaagtgctgtacagccttcatggcagaaaagggaaaagggcctttgtgaacctgaggctctgtagattagtgacag atgtcatctgccaaaaagcagggtgcgaccaggcggaggccctcaactttattaagaggtggctgccagggtctggtgatcgctgtgggggcaggaagcggcgcttcagagaaacatttgttgtggagcagcccgatgatccccactctcagagtgcagattatcggctgctcgcggcagctggcttcctgcccagccacagcagccagggccttcacagcaccactgtcactgtgcccccaacgcaacctgacctgcagtggagggggccttttttagttgtgtatatatatttttcaatgtatacattttttgttgtaccaaataaataa